A region of Chloracidobacterium sp. DNA encodes the following proteins:
- a CDS encoding RNA polymerase sigma factor, whose translation MMPKLARDKSAVVDEIFDENYPAMMRWANVVSNNNKPLSEDLVHDVFIKCKRSPSDLSEIENIKSFLFTAIKNTYVSQLRRKTSRREVPIVDEMSPNSMGLVHDPRISGAARDQLLDICYYACKRKEKSISASVLIFRYFLGYYPFEIKKLLKRPQNSVEVRMSKVRAEVTEYLCGEGRMEKSNQGIKKESQLNNHNTTGDNLTAEIQSIIFLHASGKCLSANEWRRLYLKSNEIGREDISHLVSCLSCLDTVNELLRIPLLRHRHPLDSCNVQPQRRFLDSGGIQTTVFAILIVLITAFVNSGRAF comes from the coding sequence ATGATGCCTAAATTAGCCAGGGATAAGAGCGCAGTTGTTGATGAGATATTTGATGAAAATTATCCAGCAATGATGCGATGGGCGAATGTTGTTTCCAACAACAACAAGCCGCTGTCTGAAGATCTTGTTCACGATGTTTTTATCAAATGTAAGCGTTCGCCAAGTGACCTTTCGGAAATAGAAAATATCAAAAGCTTCCTATTTACCGCGATAAAAAACACTTATGTTTCCCAACTTAGGCGAAAGACCTCACGGCGCGAGGTCCCAATCGTCGATGAAATGTCGCCTAACTCAATGGGACTTGTCCATGATCCTCGTATTTCAGGCGCGGCCCGAGACCAGCTTCTTGATATCTGTTACTACGCTTGCAAAAGAAAAGAGAAATCAATTTCCGCTAGTGTTTTAATTTTTAGGTACTTTCTTGGGTATTACCCATTCGAGATAAAGAAGCTCCTTAAACGACCCCAAAATTCGGTTGAGGTGAGGATGTCGAAGGTGAGGGCAGAGGTGACTGAGTATCTTTGCGGTGAGGGAAGAATGGAGAAATCCAATCAGGGCATAAAAAAAGAATCCCAACTGAATAATCACAATACCACGGGCGACAATTTAACTGCTGAGATTCAATCGATCATATTTTTGCACGCGTCGGGAAAGTGTCTTTCAGCGAATGAATGGCGAAGACTTTATCTAAAAAGCAATGAGATTGGCCGCGAGGATATCAGCCACCTTGTGAGTTGTCTAAGCTGCCTCGACACAGTAAACGAGTTGCTAAGAATTCCTTTGTTAAGACACCGCCATCCCTTAGATAGCTGCAACGTTCAACCTCAACGAAGATTTCTGGATTCTGGCGGGATCCAAACAACGGTGTTCGCAATTCTTATTGTGTTAATTACCGCGTTCGTTAATTCTGGCCGTGCATTTTGA
- a CDS encoding pyridoxamine 5'-phosphate oxidase family protein — protein MIEIEDLSESEITEILSRIGYAHLACCRDNRPYVVPVHYAYDDGAVFIYTTEGKKFEIIRENPNVCLQVEEVVDNQHWTSVILEGVADQIKDGAERDRALELIVKGNPTLTPAVSIRWMDNWVRENIEVVYRITPTVTSGRRSINRLGDKPFVPLSKADQDRLI, from the coding sequence ATGATCGAAATCGAAGATCTATCCGAAAGTGAAATAACGGAAATACTTAGCCGCATTGGCTATGCCCATCTTGCCTGTTGTCGTGATAATCGACCCTACGTAGTGCCGGTTCATTACGCATACGATGACGGGGCGGTCTTTATTTACACTACCGAAGGTAAAAAGTTTGAGATCATAAGAGAAAATCCCAATGTTTGTTTGCAGGTTGAAGAGGTCGTCGATAATCAGCATTGGACGAGCGTTATCCTCGAAGGCGTAGCGGACCAGATCAAAGATGGAGCGGAGCGTGATCGTGCACTTGAGTTGATCGTCAAAGGAAATCCGACATTAACACCGGCTGTGAGCATTAGGTGGATGGACAACTGGGTGCGTGAGAACATTGAGGTCGTTTACCGCATAACCCCGACAGTTACAAGCGGGCGAAGATCCATAAACCGACTCGGGGATAAGCCGTTCGTTCCGCTGAGTAAAGCAGACCAAGACAGGCTTATTTAG
- a CDS encoding carboxypeptidase regulatory-like domain-containing protein, with protein MIKNNKSFSFTSTKLVAVAIISAIIFSILPVVIGAYGGHAFGGNTLVAGPGIFLNEVNVDTPNPASEECEYIEIKGPASTQAPNNLFFLSIDGDSGQFGIVTYLGNLTGVSFGSNGTITIISNSDICAGRTYPAGTTVLEVNSIALGFGGETFLLATSTNPTQIFEGQDLDVNNDGVLDASFGLTPVDGVGWVLSGSFNVVYGGSPILVDSGNTDLPDATTRFEASITAFDAASWYYGELAGPSGNSTVYTAPLSPNFPACGLLTPGAPNTPNCGGTPTATATNTPTTVPSNSPTSTATDTATPTSTPTNTPTATATNSFTPTSTPTGAGTPSIAGTVTYGNPASPTTKFISNAQVTSTVGSPVVTDNTDAPGGTAGQYTLTGFGAGNYTIGVTKTTGQNGISSADAARIAQHVSAVSVIPTSRQRIAADVTNNGALSSTDAAQIARFVSGLGPPIGITNTWRFFVPSVTEPTFPIGASPTTRSYTDPIGVQTGQDYIGILVGEVTGNWAAGPLRPAAGPERSTAIAAPRLVTPADSEVIIPVAINGAVNKGIISYEFDLRYDPTVIQPQAEPVDLAGTVSRGLTAVANPNEPGLLRVVMYGAYPIDSNGLLLNLKFTAVGAPGSTSPLTWENVMFNEGDPGTLTTDGAIELSASAPNQAELTGRVVNTMGQGIANARVTLTDTTTGAIRSAMSNGFGVYRFGGLTVGQTYTISVDSKHSTFAPLTVSITNHSVGVDMIVQQ; from the coding sequence ATGATAAAAAATAATAAGTCGTTCAGTTTCACAAGCACCAAGTTGGTTGCCGTAGCGATTATCAGTGCAATAATATTTTCCATCTTACCAGTGGTCATCGGAGCCTATGGTGGACATGCGTTCGGCGGAAACACCTTGGTAGCGGGGCCAGGTATATTTTTAAACGAAGTAAACGTTGATACGCCTAATCCGGCTAGCGAAGAGTGCGAATATATAGAAATTAAAGGTCCTGCCAGCACGCAGGCTCCTAACAATCTTTTCTTCCTTTCGATTGACGGAGATTCCGGTCAATTTGGAATTGTCACTTACCTTGGCAATCTGACAGGCGTTAGCTTTGGTTCGAATGGAACGATTACGATCATTAGTAACTCTGACATATGTGCCGGTCGAACTTATCCGGCTGGTACTACAGTGCTTGAGGTCAACAGTATCGCTCTCGGCTTCGGAGGCGAAACATTTCTGCTTGCAACTTCGACCAACCCGACACAGATTTTCGAGGGCCAGGACCTTGATGTCAACAACGACGGCGTTCTCGATGCTTCCTTCGGCCTAACGCCAGTTGACGGCGTTGGTTGGGTTCTCAGCGGAAGTTTTAACGTAGTTTACGGCGGTTCTCCCATTCTTGTGGACAGCGGAAACACGGACTTGCCAGACGCAACGACGAGATTTGAAGCGAGTATTACGGCATTTGACGCAGCGTCTTGGTACTACGGCGAGTTGGCCGGGCCTAGTGGCAACAGCACGGTGTATACTGCTCCTTTAAGCCCCAACTTTCCGGCCTGTGGTCTTTTGACTCCTGGGGCTCCTAATACGCCAAATTGCGGTGGAACTCCAACGGCGACAGCAACGAATACGCCGACCACAGTGCCTTCAAACAGCCCGACGAGCACGGCGACGGATACGGCAACACCGACATCTACACCAACAAATACGCCGACCGCGACAGCAACAAATTCATTTACGCCAACATCAACACCTACGGGTGCTGGAACGCCATCAATTGCCGGAACAGTAACCTACGGCAACCCAGCATCGCCTACGACTAAGTTCATCTCAAATGCGCAGGTGACAAGCACAGTAGGATCGCCGGTTGTTACGGATAACACGGATGCACCGGGCGGAACAGCTGGACAATATACGCTGACCGGATTCGGTGCGGGTAACTACACGATTGGTGTTACGAAGACGACCGGTCAGAACGGCATCTCTTCAGCTGATGCGGCGAGGATTGCCCAGCACGTTTCAGCTGTTTCTGTTATCCCAACTTCTCGTCAGAGGATAGCGGCAGACGTAACGAATAACGGAGCACTGTCATCGACCGACGCAGCACAGATCGCGAGATTTGTGTCGGGCCTAGGGCCACCAATTGGTATCACCAACACGTGGAGGTTCTTTGTCCCGAGCGTAACCGAACCGACGTTCCCGATCGGAGCATCACCGACTACAAGGTCATACACAGACCCGATCGGTGTTCAGACCGGACAGGACTACATCGGTATCCTTGTGGGCGAGGTGACGGGTAACTGGGCAGCAGGTCCGCTTCGACCGGCAGCAGGTCCTGAAAGGAGCACGGCAATAGCAGCTCCGAGACTTGTGACACCGGCAGACAGCGAAGTGATCATACCTGTGGCTATCAACGGAGCGGTGAATAAGGGAATTATCTCTTATGAATTCGATCTCCGTTATGATCCGACAGTGATCCAGCCTCAAGCAGAGCCTGTTGACCTGGCAGGAACGGTTAGCCGCGGCTTAACAGCAGTGGCAAACCCGAACGAGCCGGGACTGCTGAGAGTGGTCATGTACGGAGCGTATCCGATCGACAGCAACGGATTGCTGCTCAATCTCAAGTTCACGGCAGTCGGAGCCCCTGGTTCCACCTCGCCGCTTACTTGGGAGAACGTGATGTTCAATGAAGGCGATCCGGGAACACTTACAACGGACGGAGCGATCGAATTGTCAGCCTCGGCACCAAACCAGGCCGAGCTGACAGGCCGTGTGGTGAACACGATGGGACAGGGCATTGCAAATGCCCGCGTCACATTGACGGACACCACAACGGGAGCGATCCGTTCTGCAATGTCGAATGGATTCGGAGTTTATCGTTTCGGAGGGCTGACAGTCGGCCAGACGTACACGATCAGCGTCGATTCCAAGCACTCAACATTCGCCCCGCTGACGGTCAGCATCACTAACCATTCGGTTGGTGTCGATATGATCGTCCAACAGTAA
- a CDS encoding carboxypeptidase regulatory-like domain-containing protein, with translation MITPIRNIYCITFLIFLLFSAINAQQTDNGSLSGTVKDPNGQVVAGASIAARNTGTGSRRTATADGEGRWSINVLSPGVYEIKVEAPTFQVTTQSVTVSASSTAVVNTVMGIEAEGAVVTVDAGDQNSTLSTEQSPVTGTTITGRTLEAVPTANRSSFGLLGNDTSVSGNLTDPLSNGNGNPEVSINGNRTTSVGVLFNGIDATNLSGTGSLTENFAPAPETVQEVKVLTSLYDASLGRNGGGNVQVVTRSGTNQFNGTAYIYAQNEKFNANDFFYNRDGIDRQRARRIEGGGTIGGSIIKDKLFFFGGYQHTDAESAYVSTAQSYVVLPLALAFTSNRSPEALRIAFRAGRGDTGGVGFDSPACITTSRIPQFANTNQLNRLCIDPFGPGYKLFTLRNPVTGGYLIPSLTPGRYSQLYLNPLNTTFDTDPTLSGFDINKIPLLDLVRESSIAGGNPLARFRNVSPAEFKQDQATLRLDYNLFQGGSSANTLYGTFFFANFPAIEPFSSDISVSPFPLKKDDKNRTLAITDQHVFNDKLINEIRFGYFKLDNTRRLDERMLTSEFTNTALGIDNPASFFAPGDFSERCGRLSGRGNIQDFQVCASSDIFNKRDQTTLTFADNVTYTRGQHGIRFGVEYKRNSFETDLPEEQGGDFEKLDNFSSLLLGYVPEADTAFGISDKSFRFNDLSFYVSDDWKVASGLTLNLGFRWDWFGLPTEKNGRIANFDPSLITDPNDIRPGLILPDNTTANTGFVAIDESIPTITKVNNKHTLNGQDLNNFAPRVGFAWVPFKDGKTTIRGGYGIFYDRPSGSFINTLYKNYPFFREIESHEDLFNPFALQYDRAFGDANPLIPFSSYLPFRTQYVGGISVASPLQLFDSRPITTVINGNSYSGGRAEPLEVRAVDRDLKTPLIQQWNFGIQRELWKGWTVEARYVGSKGQNLLLAVGFNQAYDLNDPTTPDYIFERLNQAYLNSPLAQNFPLREGATARERGCGIAFGASRFPLSIPGFPYPAGPPCPGFAGPFEYNFDAYSNSGAEGTDLIPTELRVPYLGLDPVESVMLQSRGYSSYHSGNLNVSKRFSKGVGMNFSYTWSKSIDIGSTDPGSTAASGRPDTPNLGLVVQGDQRNINSNKAVSDFDRPHRFSSSYVWELPSFGSKSKFLTGWQLSGFGQWQSGTPFTILASDVEFVPINQTGNFQNQFLGIFRINEIRRDPQNPNGSIAFAYTSYNSGRASGTLFNAGFGRPNVRSLQLLRMRNCPDITLCYFNTGQNPNDPNSALLAAYGRFGNLPRNALRGPSQKRVDLSLQKTTKISDRVVMELKWDIFNLFNFVNFANPNADLTDETDFGQITNTVGSPRVMQFGLKLRF, from the coding sequence ATGATCACTCCGATACGCAATATATACTGCATTACTTTTTTGATATTTTTATTGTTTTCGGCTATTAATGCTCAACAGACGGATAACGGTTCGCTAAGCGGAACTGTCAAGGATCCAAATGGTCAAGTTGTTGCGGGTGCATCAATAGCGGCTAGAAATACAGGTACAGGGAGTCGACGAACAGCAACGGCCGATGGAGAAGGGCGCTGGTCGATCAACGTGCTTTCGCCCGGGGTTTACGAGATCAAGGTCGAGGCCCCAACCTTTCAAGTTACGACGCAGAGCGTGACTGTAAGTGCAAGCAGTACTGCAGTCGTGAATACTGTGATGGGTATTGAGGCTGAGGGCGCCGTAGTCACCGTAGATGCTGGTGATCAAAATTCAACATTGAGCACGGAGCAGAGTCCTGTGACGGGAACAACAATCACCGGACGGACACTTGAGGCAGTTCCGACAGCAAACAGGTCATCGTTTGGCCTACTGGGCAATGATACATCGGTTTCGGGCAACTTAACTGACCCTCTATCAAACGGCAACGGGAACCCGGAGGTTTCCATAAACGGCAATCGCACAACCAGCGTTGGAGTTCTTTTCAACGGCATAGACGCGACCAATCTTTCCGGTACAGGATCGCTTACTGAGAACTTTGCTCCCGCACCCGAGACGGTTCAGGAAGTGAAAGTTTTGACGAGTCTTTATGATGCGTCACTTGGCAGAAACGGAGGCGGAAATGTTCAGGTTGTTACCCGCAGCGGAACAAATCAGTTCAACGGCACCGCTTACATTTACGCTCAGAATGAGAAATTTAACGCAAACGATTTTTTCTATAATCGCGACGGTATCGATCGGCAGCGTGCCAGACGCATCGAGGGCGGCGGCACCATCGGTGGTTCGATCATAAAAGACAAACTCTTCTTCTTCGGCGGATATCAACATACCGATGCTGAGTCAGCATACGTTTCGACAGCACAAAGTTATGTCGTCCTTCCGTTAGCGTTGGCCTTTACCTCCAATCGTTCGCCCGAGGCATTGAGAATCGCATTTCGCGCTGGGCGTGGTGATACCGGAGGGGTTGGATTTGACAGTCCGGCATGCATAACCACATCGCGAATACCTCAATTTGCCAATACAAACCAACTCAATCGCCTTTGCATCGATCCGTTTGGGCCGGGATACAAACTGTTTACGCTTAGAAATCCGGTTACCGGTGGCTATTTGATACCATCGTTAACGCCCGGTCGCTATTCGCAACTTTACCTAAACCCGCTGAATACAACATTTGATACAGACCCGACGCTGAGCGGTTTCGACATAAACAAGATACCGTTGCTCGATCTCGTTCGCGAGAGCAGTATTGCGGGTGGTAATCCGCTTGCTCGTTTCCGAAATGTTTCTCCGGCCGAATTCAAGCAAGATCAGGCAACATTACGGCTCGATTACAATTTATTTCAGGGTGGTTCCTCAGCCAATACGCTGTACGGAACATTCTTTTTTGCGAATTTTCCGGCGATCGAACCTTTTAGTTCAGATATATCGGTTTCACCGTTTCCCCTGAAAAAAGACGACAAAAATCGGACCCTTGCCATTACGGATCAGCACGTTTTCAACGATAAGTTGATAAATGAAATTCGATTCGGGTACTTCAAGCTAGACAACACGAGACGGTTGGACGAAAGAATGCTGACGTCTGAGTTTACAAACACTGCTTTAGGTATCGATAATCCGGCGAGTTTCTTTGCACCCGGTGATTTTTCCGAAAGATGCGGCCGGCTCTCGGGTCGCGGCAACATTCAGGATTTTCAGGTTTGCGCTTCGAGTGACATCTTCAACAAGCGAGACCAAACCACGCTGACTTTTGCAGACAATGTTACATACACCCGTGGACAGCACGGTATAAGATTTGGAGTCGAGTACAAGCGTAACTCTTTCGAAACGGATCTGCCTGAAGAACAAGGCGGCGATTTTGAAAAACTGGATAATTTTAGCTCGTTACTTTTGGGCTATGTGCCCGAGGCCGACACAGCCTTTGGTATCAGCGACAAATCGTTTCGCTTCAATGACCTCAGTTTTTATGTGAGCGACGACTGGAAAGTTGCTTCCGGGTTAACGCTAAACCTCGGTTTTCGATGGGATTGGTTTGGATTGCCTACGGAAAAAAATGGCCGCATCGCTAATTTTGACCCTTCGCTGATTACCGATCCTAATGACATCCGTCCGGGCTTGATCCTACCGGACAATACAACAGCGAATACTGGTTTCGTCGCCATTGACGAATCGATTCCGACAATCACCAAGGTCAACAATAAGCATACGCTAAATGGACAGGATCTAAATAATTTCGCCCCGCGCGTCGGTTTCGCATGGGTGCCGTTCAAAGATGGCAAAACTACGATCCGCGGCGGCTATGGTATTTTCTACGACCGTCCGTCGGGCTCCTTCATAAACACACTTTATAAAAATTATCCGTTTTTCCGGGAAATCGAGTCTCATGAAGATCTTTTCAATCCGTTTGCGCTCCAGTATGACCGAGCCTTCGGAGACGCAAACCCGCTGATACCATTTAGCAGCTATCTGCCGTTTAGAACCCAATACGTCGGTGGCATATCGGTTGCCTCGCCGTTACAGTTGTTCGATAGCCGTCCGATAACGACCGTAATAAATGGAAATTCGTATAGCGGCGGACGGGCAGAACCGCTGGAAGTTCGCGCGGTGGATCGCGATCTGAAAACCCCGTTGATCCAGCAGTGGAATTTTGGAATACAGCGTGAGTTGTGGAAAGGCTGGACAGTGGAGGCTCGGTATGTCGGGTCGAAGGGCCAGAATTTACTGCTTGCCGTCGGATTTAACCAGGCATACGATCTAAATGACCCGACAACACCCGATTATATATTTGAAAGACTCAATCAGGCCTATCTAAACAGCCCCCTGGCTCAAAATTTTCCCCTGCGAGAGGGAGCAACCGCAAGAGAACGCGGTTGCGGAATTGCTTTCGGTGCGTCGCGTTTCCCCCTGAGTATCCCCGGATTTCCATATCCGGCGGGGCCGCCGTGCCCTGGTTTTGCCGGTCCCTTTGAATATAATTTCGACGCCTACAGTAATTCGGGAGCCGAAGGCACGGACTTGATCCCTACGGAACTGCGTGTTCCATATTTGGGCCTCGACCCTGTTGAATCGGTGATGCTCCAATCCCGTGGATACTCGTCGTACCATTCAGGGAACTTAAATGTCAGCAAGAGATTTTCAAAAGGGGTCGGAATGAACTTTTCTTATACCTGGTCGAAATCGATCGATATTGGCTCAACCGATCCGGGCAGCACCGCCGCATCAGGCCGGCCGGATACGCCAAATTTGGGCCTAGTTGTTCAGGGGGATCAGCGAAATATCAACAGCAATAAAGCGGTTTCTGACTTTGACCGTCCGCATCGGTTTTCTTCGAGCTATGTTTGGGAACTTCCGAGTTTTGGATCGAAGTCAAAGTTTCTTACTGGATGGCAGCTCTCTGGCTTCGGACAGTGGCAGTCAGGAACACCGTTCACTATTTTGGCGAGCGACGTCGAGTTTGTTCCGATAAACCAAACCGGTAATTTTCAGAATCAGTTTCTTGGGATCTTCAGAATAAACGAAATTCGGCGCGATCCCCAAAATCCAAATGGGTCTATAGCTTTCGCCTACACAAGTTACAACTCAGGACGTGCCAGCGGAACACTATTCAATGCAGGGTTCGGTCGCCCCAATGTTCGCAGTTTGCAGCTACTTAGAATGCGCAATTGTCCTGATATTACTTTGTGCTATTTCAATACGGGCCAGAACCCTAATGATCCGAATTCTGCCCTGCTCGCGGCCTACGGACGTTTTGGCAATCTGCCTCGAAATGCTCTGCGCGGCCCGTCGCAGAAGCGTGTCGATCTTAGTTTGCAAAAGACTACAAAAATTTCCGACCGCGTAGTTATGGAACTTAAATGGGACATATTTAACTTGTTTAATTTTGTGAACTTCGCTAACCCGAATGCAGATCTCACCGACGAGACTGATTTTGGCCAAATCACAAACACGGTCGGATCACCGCGTGTAATGCAATTTGGGCTAAAACTAAGATTTTAA
- a CDS encoding PAS domain S-box protein, with protein MTEKKNTSAEKDPLKELTDLKRALDESAIVAMTDQTGRITFINDKFCEISQYSRDELMGQDHRMINSGYHPKEYIRNIWTTIANGKVWRGDLRNRAKDGSIYWVDTTIVPLLDEDKKPFQYVSIRYEITERKLGEERISQQASLLDKAQDAILVCDLNFQILYWNKGAERIYGWLAEEVFGRHVIDILCGGDPEHVRQAQEALEKADEWKSESRHTTHAGETIIVDSRWTLVRSDQGKPDYYLVTNTDITEQKRTEQHLFRAQRMESIGTLAGGIAHDLNNILSPIMMAVDMLRLNVNDDDSKRWLSMIKESAERGSDLVNQVLTFARGMSGEHLPVQLKHIVKDLVGVLNETLPKSISVKYDIATDLWTISADPTQIHQVLMNVCINARDAMLSGGTLTINAENVVIDDNYARMNLDAEPGNYVLLTVNDTGTGMTDEIVKRIFDPFFTTKEIGKGTGLGLATTLTIVKSHGGFINVYSEPKRGTKFSIYLPSAEAHSEKAVIAAKNALPHGSGELILIVDDEENIRNVAEATLTKFGYQTLTAVDGTDALAVYSQHTKEIAAVLTDMSMPYMDGTALVRAIKKMDPNIKIVAMSGLTNEGTASELQSLGVNAFLSKPFSAETLLKELAELLS; from the coding sequence GTGACCGAAAAGAAAAATACATCCGCAGAAAAAGATCCGCTAAAAGAGCTTACGGATCTCAAACGGGCGCTCGACGAATCGGCGATCGTCGCGATGACCGATCAGACGGGCCGGATCACTTTTATCAACGATAAATTCTGTGAAATTTCTCAATACAGCCGTGATGAACTGATGGGACAGGACCATCGGATGATCAACTCCGGTTACCATCCCAAGGAATACATTCGCAATATTTGGACGACGATTGCAAACGGTAAAGTATGGCGTGGCGACTTGCGAAACCGAGCCAAAGACGGGTCGATCTATTGGGTGGATACGACCATTGTGCCGCTTCTTGATGAGGATAAAAAGCCGTTTCAGTACGTCTCGATCCGTTATGAGATCACAGAGCGAAAACTCGGCGAAGAACGCATCAGCCAACAAGCCTCGCTCCTTGACAAGGCTCAGGATGCGATTCTCGTCTGTGATCTCAATTTTCAGATATTGTATTGGAACAAAGGTGCTGAACGTATTTACGGTTGGCTTGCCGAGGAAGTTTTTGGCCGACATGTAATCGACATTTTGTGCGGCGGCGATCCTGAGCACGTTAGACAGGCACAAGAGGCTCTTGAAAAGGCAGATGAATGGAAATCCGAATCACGGCATACTACGCACGCTGGCGAAACGATAATTGTTGATAGTCGCTGGACCTTGGTGCGCAGCGATCAAGGCAAACCGGATTACTATCTCGTTACAAATACAGATATCACCGAGCAGAAACGAACAGAACAACATTTGTTTCGTGCCCAACGAATGGAATCCATCGGTACCTTAGCAGGCGGTATCGCACACGATCTAAATAATATTCTTTCGCCAATAATGATGGCGGTTGACATGCTGCGGCTAAATGTTAATGACGATGATTCGAAGCGATGGCTTAGCATGATCAAAGAGAGTGCCGAACGCGGCTCCGATCTCGTAAATCAAGTACTCACATTTGCACGTGGAATGTCGGGTGAGCATCTTCCCGTCCAGCTAAAACACATCGTCAAGGACCTCGTCGGCGTCCTCAACGAGACGCTTCCCAAATCGATCTCGGTCAAATATGACATTGCCACTGATCTGTGGACGATCTCTGCCGACCCGACTCAGATCCATCAGGTCCTGATGAACGTCTGTATCAACGCCCGCGACGCGATGCTATCGGGCGGAACGCTTACGATAAATGCTGAGAATGTGGTGATAGATGACAATTACGCCCGTATGAATCTCGACGCCGAGCCCGGTAATTACGTTCTTTTGACAGTGAACGATACCGGTACAGGAATGACTGACGAAATCGTCAAACGAATTTTTGACCCGTTCTTTACTACCAAAGAGATCGGAAAAGGAACCGGCCTTGGTCTTGCAACTACCCTGACGATCGTCAAGAGCCATGGCGGATTTATCAATGTCTATAGTGAGCCAAAGCGGGGAACCAAGTTCTCGATATACCTGCCATCGGCCGAAGCTCATTCTGAAAAAGCCGTCATCGCAGCAAAAAACGCCCTTCCACATGGCAGCGGGGAATTGATCTTGATAGTCGATGACGAAGAGAATATCCGCAATGTGGCCGAAGCGACGCTAACCAAATTTGGCTATCAAACGCTTACGGCGGTTGACGGTACTGACGCCCTAGCCGTTTACTCACAGCACACTAAAGAGATCGCGGCTGTATTGACCGATATGTCGATGCCATATATGGACGGGACGGCACTAGTGAGGGCAATAAAGAAAATGGATCCGAATATCAAGATCGTCGCAATGAGTGGCCTGACAAATGAGGGAACGGCCTCCGAGCTACAAAGCCTAGGAGTAAACGCTTTTCTTTCAAAACCATTTTCAGCCGAAACGCTGCTGAAAGAACTTGCGGAGTTGCTTTCTTAA
- a CDS encoding universal stress protein → MKILIATDGSDFSAAAIKECCRMIIRPDNTEVLIVSVYEDAYPIMAEPYAISAEYYQKLDDAVLELATNFVADAKKIVRDAFPSAEFAIETEVLRGPPDQQIIEKANEWNADLIVVGSHGRGFWGRLLGSVSNGVVHHAPCSVLVVRKPN, encoded by the coding sequence ATGAAAATACTAATTGCAACAGATGGTTCCGATTTTAGTGCTGCGGCGATCAAAGAATGCTGTCGCATGATCATACGTCCTGACAACACCGAAGTGCTTATAGTTTCGGTCTACGAGGATGCATATCCGATAATGGCCGAACCGTATGCAATTTCGGCTGAGTATTATCAAAAGCTGGACGATGCCGTCCTCGAGCTGGCCACGAACTTTGTCGCCGACGCGAAAAAGATCGTCCGCGATGCGTTTCCTTCAGCTGAATTTGCCATTGAAACCGAAGTTTTGCGTGGTCCGCCGGACCAGCAGATAATCGAAAAAGCCAATGAATGGAATGCGGACCTTATAGTCGTTGGTTCGCACGGCCGTGGGTTTTGGGGGCGGTTACTCGGCTCTGTTTCCAATGGCGTTGTGCATCATGCTCCTTGTTCTGTACTCGTCGTGAGAAAGCCGAATTAA